In a genomic window of Ipomoea triloba cultivar NCNSP0323 chromosome 3, ASM357664v1:
- the LOC116011981 gene encoding uncharacterized protein LOC116011981 — protein sequence MTEEEKVGRVPHPEWLRKGFCEAVRGSGLSDFAFHGCQFTWERGRGTGNWVREKLDRVLVSGSWRDMFPGARAWSVEGGCSDHMPIHLVTQKACRTSYVRRPRYENAWGKLPECKGIVERVWHQFSSLSIGDKLGLCGKEIWGWGRGRNKGELGELNWCRNRLIVLRRRSDDAGAREFILVQKRYLSLVQSQSDRWRQRAKELWYEGGDSNTRFFHSSVNGRRRRNRINALRNSNGTLVSDEEGKANIMVDYFQNLFHTEERDDWPVLACVRNRVSSCQNDILLRKITEEEVKAAVFAMHPDKSPGPDGLSPAFFQTHWAIVGGEKKQPDSMTDFRPISLCNVVYRILAKVLANRLREVLQSVISSAQSAFIPGRSIVDNVLIAFESVHSMYRMKRGIGGYGDLKVDMTKAYDRVELGFLGRVMLQMGFSERWVHLMTECVSTVRYNVLVEKSLSEMLWVSEEDGGLHGVSVAREAPTISHLFFADDCLFFFRANNLEVGCVKEILREYGSASGQKINMGKSAITFGNNVDREDKEAVCAILGVHEQHTRGSYLGLPGYVGRRKREILGFVREKVRGRILHWGNRFLSRGGREVLLKTVLQSIPNYAMNVFLFPRGLCDEIEKLMNSFWWGCENSRSGIRWSTWADLCRPKVFGGMGFRRVREMNIAMLGKQGWKFLYEPDALVSRVFKARYFPRCSFLEANSGSNPSFVWSNIRETQGLVREGVRWRIGDGERVRVWGDPWLPDCDNPFVPTPEPPYLNRSFVKSLFSTDSTSWDGDLVRDIFCPRDSSLILSLPTFALPMQDSLFWKGEENGVYSALCNMKLPTKDALVIKQVRCDPLCPLCGNEAETAIHIFANCSFAHECWRILGHDWGLGFVDSIQSWVGEMWMVLSREMCERVVVVCWAIWENRNDMVWNNHSRDPASLLRYAFGFVENWKAVSDKCKGLRSKGSTNVRPYDLNLERKLRREKKVLRDWLREFQDFEVDMEAGDSSNTRQPAHTGANAQHPRQRETVGDNSGARADPQIPNVQDQAQNYMADPNPNINVGGGLGAQFMQQQPMYQQPGYGVPQAEPMAAHLAPEFTEEDCIVYPGIEANNFELKTQLIQMVQNNQFGGSRVEDPKTHIVHFDRICQTIKMNGVPSELHKAFMQEYCPPSKAAKLKKQIQNFQQFGNEDLPEAWTRFKELRRQCPKNLMTPGDFMSSFYEGLSNRSKIILDTSSFGGVFIDMGPAAGEQLIERIISNNTYWYTEGDDIPKREKAAGMFEVGEKMAMQAQLGRSHGLRKQKNGFRLGGS from the exons ATGACGGAGGAGGAGAAGGTGGGGCGGGTGCCACACCCTGAGTGGTTACGGAAGGGGTTTTGTGAGGCGGTGAGAGGTAGCGGGTTGAGTGATTTTGCGTTTCACGGGTGTCAGTTCACCTGGGAACGGGGGAGAGGAACTGGTAATTGGGTGCGTGAAAAGTTAGATAGGGTGCTGGTCTCTGGTTCATGGCGTGATATGTTCCCGGGCGCTAGGGCTTGGTCAGTTGAGGGAGGGTGCAGTGATCATATGCCTATTCATTTGGTTACTCAAAAGGCTTGTAGAACGTCTTATGTTCGTCGCCCTAGGTATGAAAATGCTTGGGGTAAATTACCAGAGTGTAAGGGAATTGTGGAAAGGGTGTGGCATCAGTTTTCTTCCCTTTCGATCGGAGACAAATTGGGGTTGTGTGGTAAAGAAATTTGGGGTTGGGGACGAGGGAGGAATAAGGGGGAGTTAGGAGAGTTGAATTGGTGCAGGAACCGTCTTATTGTATTGCGGCGGAGAAGTGATGACGCGGGAGCCAGGGAGTTTATTCTGGTTCAGAAACGATATCTTTCTTTGGTTCAATCGCAAAGTGACCGGTGGAGACAGAGGGCAAAGGAATTATGGTATGAAGGAGGGGATAGCAATACACGCTTCTTTCACTCCTCTGTTAATGGCCGCCGGCGGAGAAATCGCATAAATGCTTTGCGAAATTCTAATGGTACACTGGTCTCGGATGAGGAGGGCAAAGCGAATATTATGGTCGATTATTTCCAAAATCTGTTTCATACGGAGGAGAGAGATGATTGGCCTGTATTAGCTTGTGTTCGAAATCGTGTCTCGAGCTGCCAGAATGATATTTTATTGCGAAAAATCACGGAGGAGGAGGTTAAGGCAGCTGTTTTTGCTATGCATCCAGACAAGTCCCCAGGGCCTGATGGGTTGTCTCCAGCATTCTTCCAAACACATTGGGCTATTGTGGGCGGTGAG AAAAAACAGCCTGATAGTATGACTGACTTTCGCCCTATTTCGCTTTGTAATGTTGTATATCGTATCTTAGCAAAAGTCTTAGCTAATAGGCTCCGGGAGGTATTGCAGTCTGTAATTTCTAGTGCGCAGTCTGCTTTTATTCCGGGACGGTCGATTGTGGACAATGTCCTTATTGCTTTTGAGTCCGTTCATTCTATGTATCGGATGAAAAGGGGAATTGGGGGCTATGGGGATTTAAAAGTAGATATGACTAAAGCTTATGACCGGGTGGAATTGGGTTTTCTGGGAAGAGTTATGTTACAGATGGGTTTTAGTGAGCGGTGGGTGCATCTCATGACTGAATGTGTTTCTACAGTGCGATATAATGTTTTGGTTGAGA AAAGTCTGAGTGAGATGTTGTGGGTGAGTGAGGAAGATGGTGGTTTGCATGGGGTTAGTGTGGCTAGGGAGGCTCCTacaatttctcatctttttttcGCAGATGATTGTTTGTTCTTCTTTCGGGCAAACAATCTCGAGGTTGGCTGTGTAAAGGAGATTCTTCGTGAATATGGTAGTGCTAGTGGGCAGAAGATTAATATGGGGAAATCTGCCATAACCTTTGGTAACAATGTGGATAGGGAGGATAAGGAGGCTGTTTGTGCCATCTTGGGAGTTCACGAACAACATACTAGGGGGAGTTATCTTGGGCTTCCGGGGTATGTGGGTCGTCGTAAGCGGGAAATTTTGGGGTTTGTTAGGGAAAAAGTGAGAGGAAGGATTCTCCATTGGGGTAATCGTTTCTTATCAAGAGGGGGTCGGGAGGTCCTGCTTAAAACCGTGCTTCAGTCTATCCCGAACTATGCGATGAATGTGTTCCTCTTTCCAAGAGGGTTATGTGATGAGATTGAGAAACTCATGAACTCATTTTGGTGGGGTTGTGAGAATAGTAGGTCTGGTATTCGGTGGAGTACGTGGGCTGATTTATGTCGCCCAAAGGTTTTTGGGGGTATGGGTTTTCGACGAGTGAGGGAGATGAATATTGCTATGTTGGGTAAACAGGGATGGAAATTCTTATATGAGCCTGATGCTCTTGTGTCTCGAGTTTTCAAAGCCCGTTATTTCCCTCGATGTTCTTTTCTAGAGGCGAATTCGGGGTCAAATCCTTCCTTTGTTTGGTCCAATATTCGTGAAACCCAGGGGTTGGTGAGGGAAGGGGTTCGGTGGAGGATAGGGGATGGGGAAAGGGTGAGAGTGTGGGGGGATCCGTGGCTGCCTGATTGTGATAATCCTTTTGTGCCTACTCCTGAGCCGCCTTATCTAAATAGGTCTTTTGTTAAATCTCTATTTTCTACTGACTCGACATCATGGGATGGGGATTTGGTGCGGGATATCTTTTGCCCAAGGGATAGTTCTCTTATTTTGAGTCTTCCTACTTTCGCATTGCCTATGCAGGATTCTTTATTCTGGAAGGGGGAGGAGAATGGAGTGTATTCG GCTTTATGCAATATGAAACTCCCAACTAAAGACGCTTTGGTTATTAAACAGGTGCGGTGTGATCCTTTGTGTCCTTTGTGCGGTAATGAGGCCGAGACTGCAATCCATATCTTTGCAAATTGTAGTTTTGCGCATGAGTGTTGGAGGATTTTGGGTCATGACTGGGGGCTGGGGTTTGTGGACTCAATCCAGAGTTGGGTTGGGGAAATGTGGATGGTATTGTCTAGGGAGATGTGTGAGAGAGTGGTGGTAGTTTGTTGGGCTATTTGGGAAAACCGAAATGATATGGTGTGGAATAACCATTCTCGAGATCCCGCCTCTCTATTACGTTATGCTTTTGGGTTTGTGGAAAACTGGAAGGCAGTTTCGGATAAGTGTAAGGGATTGAG ATCGAAAGGGAGCACGAATGTTCGTCCCTACGATCTAAATCTTGAGAGGAAAttaaggagggagaagaaggtgtTACGTGATTGGCTTCGAGAGTTCCAGGACTTCGAAGTAGACATGGAGGCCGGAGACAGTAGCAATACTAGGCAGCCAGCCCATACTGGTGCCAACGCACAGCACCCGAGGCAGAGAGAGACAGTTGGGGACAACTCTGGAGCTCGTGCTGATCCCCAAATTCCAAATGTTCAGGATCAGGCACAGAACTACATGGCTGATCCAAACCCAAATATCAatgttgggggaggattggGTGCCCAATTCATGCAGCAACAGCCTATGTACCAGCAACCAGgctatggg GTCCCACAAGCAGAACCAATGGCAGCCCATTTAGCTCCTGAGTTCACtgaagaagattgcattgtgtACCCAGGAATTGAGgcaaataattttgagttgaagACTCAGCTCATTCAGATGGTCCAAAATAATCAATTTGGAGGATCTCGGGTTGAGGACCCGAAAACCCACATAGTTCATTTTGACCGTATCTGTCAgaccatcaagatgaatggtgttCCTAGTGAG CTCCACAAGGCTTTTATGCAAGAGTACTGTCCTCCTTCAAAGGCTGCCaaattaaagaagcaaattCAGAATTTTCAGCAGTTTGGCAATGAAGATCTTCCTGAGGCTTGGACGAGATTTAAAGAATTGAGGAGGCAGTGCCCGAAGAATTTGATGACCCCAGGTGATTTTATGTCCTCATTCTATGAGGGATTGTCTAACCGGTCAAAGATTATTCTagatacctcatcctttgggggtGTTTTTATTGATATGGGACCGGCAGCTGGAGAGCAGTTGATTGAAAGGATCATCTCTAACAATACTTACTGGTACACTGAGGGGGATGATATACCCAAGAGAGAGAAGGCAGCTGGGATGTTCGAAGTTGGAGAGAAGATGGCAATGCAGGCTCAGCTGGGACGTAGCCATGGACTTCGCAAACAGAAGAATGGGTTTCGGTTGGGTGGTTCGTGA